One part of the Raphanus sativus cultivar WK10039 chromosome 7, ASM80110v3, whole genome shotgun sequence genome encodes these proteins:
- the LOC108816728 gene encoding cytochrome P450 724B1, protein MLVFFIFLSFGFVFVSILIFHKSVAKQNETTDHASLRGSMGWPFIGETISFFKPHRSDSTGTFLQKHVSRYGKVFKSNICGGKAIVSCDQELNMFILQNEGKLFTSDYPKAMHDILGEYSLLLATGEVHRKLKNVIISFINLTKSKAEFLLCAENLSISMLASWKNCREIEFHREVKMFTLSVMVNQLLSIKPEDPARRYVLQDFLSYMKGFISLPVPLPGTAYTNAIKARKRLSSRVMEMIKFRKNKEAEMNEALREEDFLDVIMSNEDLNYEEKVSIVLDILLGGFETSATLISLVVYFLAKSPSLLQKLKKEHEAIRAKKGDGELLNWEDYQKMKFTQCVMSEALRCGNIVKMVHRKATHDIKFKEYVIPKGWKVFPIFTAVHLDPSLHENPFEFNPMRWTDKAKMNKKTTAFGGGLRVCPGGELGKLQVAFFLHHLVLSYRWKTKSDEMPIAHPYVEFKRGMLLEIDATS, encoded by the exons ATGCTggtcttcttcatctttttgtCGTTTGGATTTGTCTTTGTctctattttgatttttcacAAATCAGTAGCTAAGCAAAATGAAACAACAGATCATGCATCTCTACGTGGTAGCATGGGATGGCCGTTTATAGGAGAAACCATTTCTTTTTTCAAACCTCATAGATCAGACTCCACCGGCACATTCTTGCAAAAACATGTTTCACG GTATGGAAAAGTATTCAAGTCAAATATATGTGGTGGTAAAGCCATAGTCTCATGTGACCAAGAACTCAATATGTTCATACTTCAAAACGAAGGGAAGCTATTTACATCAGATTATCCAAAAGCGATGCATGACATTCTCGGCGAATATTCCCTCTTATTAGCCACAGGAGAAGTTCACAGGAAACTAAAAAATGTTATCATTAGCTTCATCAATCTTACAAAGTCGAAAGCTGAGTTTCTTCTCTGCGCAGAGAATCTCTCTATCTCGATGCTAGCGTCATGGAAAAATTGCCGAGAAATCGAATTCCATAGAGAAGTTAAAATg TTTACTCTTAGTGTTATGGTTAACCAACTCTTGAGCATCAAACCAGAAGACCCAGCAAGACGTTATGTATTGCAAGATTTTTTATCTTATATGAAAGGGTTTATATCATTACCAGTTCCGCTTCCGGGAACGGCCTATACAAACGCAATTAAG GCTAGGAAGAGATTATCTTCGAGGGTTATGGAGAtgataaaattcagaaaaaataaagaagcagAGATGAATGAAGCATTAAGAGAAGAAGATTTTCTAGATGTGATAATGTCAAATGAGGATCTAAACTATGAAGAGAAAGTTAGCATTGTACTAGACATTTTGCTTGGGGGCTTTGAAACAAGTGCAACTCTTATTTCCTTGGTTGTCTATTTTCTTGCTAAGTCTCCAAGTCTCCTTCAAAAACTCAAG AAAGAACATGAAGCCATTAGAGCCAAGAAAGGAGATGGAGAACTCTTGAACTGGGAAGATTATCAGAAGATGAAATTCACCCAATGT GTCATGTCTGAAGCACTGCGATGTGGAAATATTGTCAAGATGGTACATAGAAAAGCTACCCATGATATTAAATTCAAAG AATATGTGATTCCAAAGGGATGGAAGGTGTTTCCTATCTTCACAGCAGTACATCTTGATCCATCTCTCCATGAGAATCCTTTTGAATTCAACCCCATGAGATGGACC GATAAAGCGAAGATGAATAAGAAAACGACGGCGTTCGGAGGAGGACTAAGAGTATGTCCTGGTGGTGAACTTGGAAAACTCCAAGTTGCTTTTTTCCTTCATCATCTTGTCCTCTCTTATAG GTGGAAAACAAAGTCAGATGAAATGCCAATAGCGCATCCTTACGTGGAGTTTAAGAGAGGCATGCTTTTGGAGATCGACGCAACAAGTTAA
- the LOC108818339 gene encoding E3 ubiquitin-protein ligase RGLG2, giving the protein MGTGNSKDNWRQESSSSSSRSASASASSPSSSAWATHQSYPPYGPESYTYPPPPSYAPPPPTDYTHPPHTPSYSTHPPSQTHGNANKKRLERKYSKISDDYSSLEQVTEALARAGLESSNLIVGIDFTKSNEWTGARSFNRKSLHFIGNNNNPNPYEQAITIIGRTLAAFDEDNLIPCYGFGDASTHDQDVFSFNPDDRFCNGFEEVLGRYKEIVPQLKLAGPTSFAPIIDMAMTIVEQSGGQYHVLVIIADGQVTRSVDTENGQLSPQEQKTVDAIVQASKLPLSIVLVGVGDGPWDMMREFDDNIPSRAFDNFQFVNFTEIMSKNKAQSFKETEFALSALMEIPQQYKATLELNLLGRRNGYIPERFPLPPPVHGGYNKPKPTRVPSFKPSVPPYPTESYPVRSSPAPPATTSASDNQLCPICLSSPKDMAFGCGHQTCCECGPDLQMCPICRAPIHTRIKLY; this is encoded by the exons ATGGGGACAGGGAATTCAAAGGATAACTGGAGACAGgagtcttcatcatcatcatctaggTCGGCTTCAGCTTCagcatcatcaccatcatcctCTGCATGGGCTACTCATCAAAGCTATCCTCCATATGGTCCTGAAAGCTATACctatcctcctcctccttcctaTGCTCCTCCACCTCCCACCGACTATACACACCCTCCTCATACACCTTCTTATAGTACTCACCCGCCTTCTCAAACCCATGGCAATGCTAACAAGAAGAGGTTGGAGCGCAAGTACTCTAAAATCTCTGATGACTACTCCTCTTTGGAGCAG GTGACGGAGGCTCTTGCGCGTGCAGGTCTAGAATCTTCGAACCTCATTGTTGGTATCGATTTCACTAAGAGCAATGAATGGACAGGAGCAAGGTCCTTCAATAGGAAAAGCCTACACTTCATAGGCAATAATAACAATCCCAATCCTTATGAACAGGCCATAACCATCATAGGAAGAACCTTAGCCGCCTTTGACGAGGACAACTTGATCCCGTGTTACGGCTTTGGAGATGCATCAACTCATGATCAAGACGTCTTCAGTTTCAATCCTGATGATAGGTTCTGTAATGGGTTTGAGGAAGTACTTGGTCGTTATAAAGAGATCGTCCCTCAGCTTAAGCTCGCAGGGCCAACCTCGTTTGCTCCCATCATTGATATGGCCATGACCATTGTCGAGCAGAGTGGTGGTCAGTATCACGTCTTAGTGATAATAGCAGATGGGCAG GTTACAAGAAGCGTTGACACTGAAAATGGACAGCTAAGTCCGCAAGAACAGAAGACTGTGGATGCTATCGTGCAAGCAAG TAAGCTTCCTCTATCAATCGTCTTAGTCGGGGTCGGGGATGGACCATGGGACATGATGAGGGAGTTTGACGATAACATTCCCTCCAGAGCTTTTGATAACTTCCAA TTTGTGAACTTCACAGAGATCATGTCAAAGAACAAAGCTCAGTCCTTTAAAGAAACAGAGTTTGCTCTTTCTGCTCTCATGGAGATTCCTCAACAATACAAGGCGACATTAGAGCTTAACCTTTTAGG AAGAAGAAATGGGTATATACCGGAACGATTCCCTCTTCCACCTCCAGTGCATGGTGGATACAACAAGCCAAAGCCTACTCGTGTTCCAAGTTTCAAACCTAGTGTCCCTCCTTATCCAACTGAAAGTTATCCAGTAAGGTCTAGTCCTGCACCACCAGCTACAACCTCTGCTTCTGATAACCAG CTATGTCCGATTTGTCTGAGCAGTCCTAAAGACATGGCCTTTGGCTGTGGCCATCAG ACTTGTTGCGAGTGTGGACCGGATCTTCAAATGTGTCCGATTTGCCGTGCACCAATCCATACAAGAATAAAGCTCTACTAG
- the LOC108818521 gene encoding uncharacterized protein LOC108818521, translating into MCSLTSRPTGEAKQSKRRSKRIRKRKQMESTSMDKSPSNLETSRKQIRTKTKRPKFLSLKLELSTSHEIEESPGATKNKKKKKKHKPSKQSKTKGADTTPFEEKKRADTVAGGEKEEEQYETVAAYLFSSAATDSSMSSINDLLPSSAAHVDCSERKDLSPYDRGGSPSSSLLKTAMRKGASKEEETTEERWVSYSEVVEEVMSRSGTPRPDGKDRRRSLALKLDYEQVMEAWSDKGTLYVDGEPPQTVPDLHASADVFTGGGDSGSLWTVPEMETTERLWRGHREASLLRYKEKRQNRLFSKRIRYEVRKLNAEKRPRVKGRFVKRDD; encoded by the exons ATGTGTAGTTTAACCAGTCGTCCGACCGGCGAAGCTAAACAGAGTAAGAGAAGATCGAAGAGGATCAGGAAGAGGAAACAGATGGAATCAACTTCCATGGACAAGTCTCCTTCGAATCTTGAAACGTCTCGTAAGCAGATCAGGACAAAGACGAAAAGACCCAAGTTTCTGAGTCTCAAGCTCGAACTCAGCACTTCTCACGAGATCGAAGAGAGTCCCGGAGCCActaagaacaagaagaagaagaagaaacacaaaCCATCGAAACAGAGCAAGACGAAAGGAGCTGATACGACGCCGtttgaggagaagaagagagcgGATACTGTAGCAggaggagagaaagaagaagagcagtACGAAACCGTCGCAGCTTACCTCTTCAGCTCCGCCGCCACCGACAGCTCAATGTCTTCGATAAACGATCTCCTCCCTTCCTCCGCCGCCCATGTGGATTGCAGCGAAAGAAAGGATCTGTCTCCGTACGACCGCGGCGGATCGCCGTCTTCTTCGCTTTTAAAGACGGCGATGAGGAAAGGAGCGAGCAAGGAAGAGGAGACGACGGAGGAGAGGTGGGTGAGTTATTCGGAGGTTGTGGAGGAGGTAATGAGTCGGAGCGGAACTCCACGGCCAGATGGAAAGGATAGACGGCGTTCGCTGGCTCTGAAGCTTGATTACGAGCAGGTGATGGAGGCTTGGTCGGATAAAGGTACTCTTTATGTCGACGGAGAACCGCCGCAGACGGTGCCGGACTTGCATGCTTCTGCTGAC GTGTTTACGGGCGGTGGAGATTCTGGAAGTTTGTGGACGGTGCCGGAGATGGAGACGACGGAGAGGTTGTGGAGAGGGCATAGAGAAGCGAGCTTGCTCCGGTATAAGGAGAAACGACAAAACCGTCTTTTCTCTAAGCGGATTCGATACGAAGTTCGTAAACTCAACGCTGAGAAACGTCCTCGTGTTAAG GGCCGGTTTGTGAAGAGAGACGATTAG
- the LOC108814235 gene encoding uncharacterized protein LOC108814235, producing MGGVTSSVAAKFAFFPPTPASYRLITDEMTGLLVMNPFPHRENVEISKLPTRRGTEIVAMYVRHPMATSTLLYSHGNAADLGQMYELFIELSIHLKVNLMGYDYSGYGQSTGKPSEHHTYADIEAAYKCLEETYGAKQEDVILYGQSVGSGPTLDLAARLPQLRAVVLHSPILSGLRVMYPVKKTYWFDIYKNIDKIPLVNCPVLVIHGTSDEVVDCSHGKQLWELSKDKYEPLWLEGGNHCDLEQYPEYIKHLKKFITTVERSLSSRKSTCHQSENQSSDVEMPRQSVDRREKPRQSVDRREKEKPPKGQSKKSKLRITFEQHLDRSRRSVDLHDKARKSVDHYSHHHHHQNNHEIERGRKSVDRLDRVRSE from the exons ATGGGAGGGGTGACGTCATCAGTTGCGGCGAAGTTCGCTTTCTTCCCACCGACTCCGGCGTCTTACAGGCTGATAACCGACGAAATGACCGGACTTCTTGTGATGAACCCGTTCCCTCACCGAGAGAACGTGGAGATATCAAAGCTGCCGACGCGCAGAGGAACAGAGATCGTGGCTATGTACGTGAGACACCCCATGGCTACCTCTACTCTGCTTTATTCCCACGGAAACGCAGCCGATCTGGGTCAGATGTACGAGCTCTTCATCGAattgagcatccatctcaaggtTAATCTTATGGG GTACGATTACTCGGGGTATGGACAATCTACTGGAAAG CCGAGTGAGCATCATACATATGCTGATATTGAAGCTGCATACAAATGTCTTGAAGAGACGTATGGAGCAAAACAGGAAGACGTGATCCTCTATGGCCAATCCGTAGGAAGTGGGCCTACGTTAGACCTCGCTGCAAGGTTACCTCAGTTAAGAGCTGTTGTTCTCCATAGCCCTATTCTTTCAGGTCTTAGAGTGATGTATCCTGTTAAGAAGACGTACTGGTTCGACATCTACAAG AATATCGACAAGATCCCACTTGTGAATTGCCCTGTTCTTGTCATTCAT GGAACTAGTGATGAAGTTGTTGACTGTTCCCACGGGAAACAGTTATGGGAACTCTCTAAAGACAAGTACGAACCGCTTTGGCTCGAAGGTGGTAACCACTGTGATCTAGAACAGTACCCTGAATACATCAAACACCTAAAGAAGTTTATCACAACCGTAGAGAGGTCTCTCTCCTCTAGGAAGAGCACGTGCCACCAATCGGAAAACCAGAGCAGCGATGTCGAGATGCCGAGGCAGAGCGTTGATAGAAGAGAGAAACCAAGACAGAGCGTCGACAGAAGGGAGAAAGAGAAACCTCCCAAGGGTCAGTCCAAGAAGAGTAAGCTGAGAATCACTTTCGAGCAGCATTTGGACCGGTCGAGGAGGAGCGTTGACCTCCATGACAAGGCGAGGAAGAGCGTTGACCACTatagtcatcatcatcatcatcagaataATCATGAGATTGAGAGAGGAAGGAAGAGTGTTGATAGATTGGATAGAGTACGGTCCGAATAA
- the LOC108816288 gene encoding classical arabinogalactan protein 6 — translation MARQFIVFALLALTVATAFAADAPSASPKKSPSPTTAPATKTPTAPTKAPTATPKSSSADAPKSSSGAASPKASSPAAGGPAAEDDYSASSPGDSSDAPTVSSPPAPTPDSTSTADGPSDGPSAESPTSGAVSTVKLSVAGITAAISLFFFSF, via the coding sequence atggcaCGCCAGTTTATCGTATTTGCTCTATTGGCTTTGACTGTTGCCACCGCTTTCGCCGCCGATGCTCCCTCAGCTTCCCCGAAGAAGTCTCCGTCTCCGACCACCGCACCAGCAACCAAGACTCCTACTGCCCCAACGAAGGCTCCTACCGCCACTCCAAAATCTTCCTCCGCTGATGCGCCTAAGTCATCTTCAGGCGCCGCTTCTCCCAAAGCATCTTCCCCTGCTGCAGGAGGACCCGCCGCCGAGGATGACTACTCTGCCTCTAGTCCCGGTGACAGCTCCGATGCACCTACCGTGTCCTCTCCGCCGGCTCCCACACCCGACAGCACATCCACTGCTGATGGCCCAAGCGACGGACCCAGTGCAGAGTCGCCAACCAGCGGTGCCGTGTCCACCGTCAAGCTCTCTGTTGCTGGCATAACAGCCGCCATCAgcttgttctttttttctttctaa
- the LOC108816157 gene encoding uncharacterized protein LOC108816157: MASSLKISSLPYQRLSLEDDVLEETTTRPSSSSYPHRFKRVLSLRGRRRIRIRVKIRRLRGFVRKKASKVKIGVLKILKRLKESQSHFGDLFAGNYLFMQVNPSSLNTKYVFDRSFQVQNGNLNSKVSLPRVLM; this comes from the exons ATGGCTTCTTCTCTCAAAATCAGCAGTCTTCCATACCAGAGGCTTTCTCTAGAAGATGATGTCTTGGaagaaacaacaacaagaccctcatcatcatcatatccTCACAG GTTCAAGAGAGTGCTGTCACTGAGAGGAAGGAGGAGGATTAGAATTAGAGTTAAGATCCGGAGACTTAGGGGATTTGTGAGGAAGAAAGCGAGTAAGGTTAAAATTGGAGTTTTAAAGATATTGAAGAGGTTGAAGGAGAGTCAATCTCACTTTGGTGATCTATTTGCTGGTAATTACCTTTTCATGCAAGTTAATCCTTCTTCTCTTAACACTAAGTACGTCTTTGACAGATCTTTTCAAGTTCAAAATGGTAACTTAAACTCTAAAGTATCTCTTCCTAGAGTTCTTATGTAA